A genomic stretch from Theobroma cacao cultivar B97-61/B2 chromosome 4, Criollo_cocoa_genome_V2, whole genome shotgun sequence includes:
- the LOC18601030 gene encoding 50S ribosomal protein L27, chloroplastic, translating into MATATMSFNLVGAFRGLSLSSSSTSSFLKGELGSIPKTATASFPRKSPFPLTIESAHKKGAGSTKNGRDSRGQRLGVKIFGDQAAKPGAIIVRQRGTKFHPGKNVGLGKDHTIFSLIDGLVKFEKFGPDRKKVSVYPRVVQPENPNSYRARKREYFRMRRERRKARKEGSLAEPELVLASAADATDSNPVC; encoded by the exons atggCGACTGCAACAATGAGCTTCAATTTGGTGGGTGCGTTTAGGGGACTTTCTCTATCATCCAGCTCGACGTCGTCGTTTTTGAAAGGCGAACTCGGCTCCATTCCCAAAACTGCGACCGCTTCGTTCCCAAGGAAGTCTCCGTTTCCTTTGACGATCGAATCGGCGCACAAGAAAGGAGCCGGGAGTACTAAAAACGGTCGCGATTCCAGAGGTCAACGACTCGGCGTCAAAATCTTCGGCGACCAGGCAGCGAAGCCGGGCGCTATTATCGTCAGGCAACGAGGAACCAAG TTTCATCCAGGGAAAAATGTGGGTCTTGGCAAGGATCATACCATCTTTTCCTTAATTGATGGGCTTGTGAAATTTGAGAAGTTTGGACCTGACAGGAAGAAG GTGAGCGTTTATCCACGAGTAGTTCAGCCTGAGAATCCCAACAGCTACagagcaaggaagagagagtaCTTCAGGATGCGCCGCGAACGCAGGAAGGCAAGGAAGGAAGGAAGTCTTGCTGAGCCAGAACTCGTGCTTGCTTCTGCTGCTGATGCCACAGATAGCAACCCGGTTTGCTGA